A genome region from Sphingobium sp. WTD-1 includes the following:
- a CDS encoding tyrosine-type recombinase/integrase, with protein MIRPALDDSIKQDAIKYLPETNLPSLLHSDGSPVVEVNSFITFLRSDGVSLASAGHYARDLQVFARYLRDARSKSLLDASSADVGKYRSLRLEGPGELRLSGSSWKRTSAALTRFYQWAASEDAGLISVAPKTRFRRDGAVAEDTIRMIPLEDYVLFRDQGLLGGGYANGITHRRNPMRDAAFAELLVTTGVRLEEGASLLIGELPTTNARVFHGCRSTMIDLPARITKGRKPRSVPFPRRVASNFIDAYIREERSQLVDRWRRAGGVRTMRQPLIGTLAGGQRVLIKGERRPRSLATLRIDERRNLLLLPGSGAPLESAQPAALWLAQDGQALTPAAWQSIFRRTSKKLSEDMGWDLHVSPHTLRHTFAVYWLTHLVKAEVMRLDDRSVPDRTEEIYMKVVSDPLRRVQRWLGHASVLTTEKYLTYLDEAFEIVDQAAEALDSRLMGFF; from the coding sequence ATGATCCGGCCTGCGCTTGATGACTCCATAAAGCAGGACGCAATCAAATACTTACCCGAAACAAATCTCCCTTCTCTCCTTCATTCCGACGGAAGCCCCGTTGTAGAAGTCAATTCGTTCATCACGTTCCTGCGATCCGATGGCGTGTCCCTTGCCAGCGCAGGCCACTATGCTCGAGATCTTCAGGTCTTTGCCCGTTACCTGCGGGATGCGCGTTCAAAGTCGTTACTCGACGCATCGAGTGCCGACGTAGGGAAATATCGCAGCCTTCGGCTCGAAGGGCCGGGCGAGCTCCGACTATCGGGATCGTCTTGGAAGCGCACCTCTGCGGCGCTAACGCGGTTCTATCAATGGGCCGCCAGCGAGGACGCAGGACTGATATCAGTTGCGCCGAAAACCAGATTCCGCCGTGATGGCGCGGTTGCCGAAGATACGATCCGCATGATCCCGCTCGAGGATTACGTTCTGTTCCGAGACCAAGGCCTGCTCGGTGGGGGTTACGCGAACGGCATCACTCACCGGCGGAATCCGATGCGCGATGCCGCGTTCGCCGAGCTGCTTGTGACGACAGGGGTTAGGCTCGAAGAAGGCGCAAGCCTTCTGATCGGTGAGCTTCCGACGACGAACGCCCGCGTCTTTCACGGCTGTCGCAGCACCATGATCGACCTGCCCGCCAGAATCACCAAAGGGCGCAAACCTCGATCAGTGCCGTTCCCGAGGCGGGTAGCCAGTAACTTCATCGACGCTTATATTCGCGAGGAGCGGAGCCAGTTGGTCGATCGCTGGCGACGCGCGGGTGGGGTCCGGACCATGCGGCAGCCGCTCATCGGCACGCTTGCAGGCGGGCAACGCGTTTTGATCAAGGGCGAGCGGCGCCCTCGATCACTGGCGACTCTGCGCATCGACGAACGACGCAACCTCCTATTGCTGCCCGGATCGGGCGCACCATTGGAAAGTGCGCAGCCGGCAGCATTGTGGCTGGCGCAGGACGGCCAAGCCCTCACCCCCGCGGCATGGCAGTCGATATTCCGGCGTACCAGCAAGAAGTTGTCGGAGGACATGGGCTGGGACCTACACGTATCGCCCCATACCCTCCGGCATACCTTTGCCGTCTACTGGCTTACACACCTCGTCAAAGCGGAAGTGATGAGGCTCGACGATCGATCTGTCCCGGATCGAACCGAGGAAATCTACATGAAGGTTGTCAGCGACCCCTTGCGCCGGGTCCAGCGATGGCTGGGTCACGCCAGCGTCCTGACCACTGAAAAATATCTCACCTACCTCGATGAAGCCTTCGAAATCGTAGATCAGGCGGCCGAGGCGCTGGACTCTCGTCTGATGGGCTTCTTCTAG
- a CDS encoding HU family DNA-binding protein, whose product MNNSDLAEALAGEHGLTKADARKYVDAVFAQITGAAAKGDEVSLNGFGKFKVKDSPAREGRNPSTGATIQIAASKKLTFTPAKAVKDQLNG is encoded by the coding sequence ATGAACAATAGCGATCTGGCCGAAGCCCTTGCCGGCGAACATGGCCTGACCAAGGCGGATGCCCGCAAGTACGTCGATGCCGTCTTCGCGCAGATCACCGGTGCCGCTGCCAAGGGCGACGAAGTCTCGCTGAACGGCTTCGGCAAGTTCAAGGTCAAGGACAGCCCGGCGCGCGAAGGTCGCAATCCTTCGACTGGCGCGACCATTCAGATCGCCGCGTCAAAGAAGCTCACCTTCACGCCCGCCAAGGCGGTGAAGGATCAGCTTAACGGCTGA
- a CDS encoding DUF736 domain-containing protein, producing the protein MNIGEIKPVNGRLIGHIATRSIDLPRLGLRPVESTNERAPVFEIVALNVGQRWVQIGALWEATANKTGECFLQGSLDDPSLAEPLPIALFGSDAEGYRVAWRRRDALSGFGGGQRSERPAMGGEAMGGFGASTAGMDGSYMGGSDFDDEVPH; encoded by the coding sequence ATGAATATCGGTGAAATCAAGCCCGTGAACGGTCGTCTTATCGGTCATATCGCGACCCGTTCGATTGACCTGCCGCGCCTGGGGCTCCGGCCGGTCGAAAGCACCAATGAGCGCGCGCCGGTCTTCGAGATCGTCGCACTCAATGTTGGGCAGCGCTGGGTGCAGATCGGTGCGCTGTGGGAGGCGACTGCCAACAAGACCGGGGAATGCTTCCTCCAGGGATCGCTCGATGATCCGAGCCTGGCCGAACCGCTGCCGATCGCTCTCTTCGGCAGCGACGCTGAAGGCTACCGGGTCGCATGGCGGCGTCGGGATGCGCTGAGCGGCTTTGGCGGCGGCCAGCGTTCGGAACGTCCGGCGATGGGCGGCGAGGCCATGGGCGGGTTCGGTGCGAGCACCGCCGGCATGGATGGCAGCTACATGGGCGGAAGCGATTTCGACGACGAAGTGCCTCACTGA
- a CDS encoding DUF2493 domain-containing protein, whose protein sequence is MATALRQSIDRFADLPTLYAKMVATPEYQAAFGDPMPLTIAEPGDAPAEHEMPEPIAAQAECGGIIAAIFDLFTGTRLEPLAPDIAWGFVNSFHFLAGKLEKREDGYARELGELARDPEGSEIYARSLEEKQLQCQSVAEQRQAIECMRDYAAEMYRAQSGWPWSPAKGTRASSASSASQIAAVDFLRARQLEQRERHLPQGPIVVVTGPSDWHDWQAIWSRLDAIHARVSHMTLVTTGQRRGVDQIAAAWAARAGVEVPVVRYGLYGTGRKTAFTRNRKILDLKPVEAVLCEGSGVQANLYQLLRQANVPIHALRKADQAADAVKIPTRAFRRSH, encoded by the coding sequence ATGGCTACCGCCCTGCGCCAGAGCATCGATCGATTTGCTGACTTGCCCACCCTCTACGCAAAAATGGTTGCGACGCCGGAATATCAGGCGGCCTTTGGCGACCCAATGCCGCTTACAATCGCCGAGCCCGGAGACGCGCCCGCGGAACATGAGATGCCGGAGCCGATCGCGGCCCAGGCAGAGTGCGGTGGGATCATCGCTGCGATCTTCGACCTCTTTACCGGTACCCGTCTGGAGCCTTTGGCACCCGATATCGCGTGGGGGTTCGTCAACAGCTTCCACTTTCTCGCCGGGAAACTCGAAAAGCGTGAAGACGGCTATGCGAGGGAACTGGGGGAACTGGCGCGAGACCCCGAAGGGAGCGAGATCTATGCGCGCTCGCTCGAAGAAAAGCAGCTTCAGTGTCAATCGGTCGCCGAGCAGCGGCAGGCCATTGAATGCATGCGCGACTATGCCGCAGAAATGTACCGGGCGCAGTCAGGCTGGCCTTGGTCACCGGCCAAAGGCACGCGAGCCTCTTCTGCATCGAGCGCCAGCCAGATCGCTGCGGTCGACTTCCTACGTGCCCGCCAGCTGGAACAGCGAGAACGTCACCTGCCGCAGGGGCCGATCGTGGTTGTCACCGGTCCTTCCGACTGGCACGACTGGCAGGCGATATGGTCGCGGCTTGACGCGATCCATGCGCGGGTTTCCCATATGACTTTGGTTACGACCGGGCAGCGTCGCGGCGTGGACCAGATTGCGGCCGCCTGGGCTGCTCGCGCCGGCGTTGAAGTGCCCGTCGTGCGCTATGGCCTATATGGAACCGGGCGAAAGACCGCCTTCACTCGTAATCGCAAGATCCTTGATTTGAAGCCGGTCGAGGCAGTGCTCTGCGAGGGCTCGGGCGTACAGGCCAATCTCTACCAGCTGCTCCGCCAGGCCAATGTTCCGATCCACGCGTTGCGCAAGGCGGACCAGGCGGCTGATGCCGTGAAGATCCCAACGCGCGCTTTCCGCCGCAGCCATTGA
- a CDS encoding DUF6117 family protein, with product MAIPDYLSANFQTLLRAAEDGNLALMECQDAASGEPRYVICAVGREEGAYLMTPFGHLAEGNPYDAYRSPIGRRTTEFKSTPGTAAIRARGPIFLAARVPRGDVRRALGHMSREDHSAPGGVEPPGAQPHFFSQVV from the coding sequence ATGGCGATACCGGACTATCTCAGCGCCAACTTCCAGACGCTCCTTCGGGCTGCGGAAGATGGAAATCTTGCCCTTATGGAATGCCAGGACGCAGCATCCGGGGAACCGCGTTACGTGATATGCGCAGTCGGGCGGGAGGAGGGGGCCTATCTCATGACCCCGTTCGGCCATCTCGCGGAAGGCAACCCTTACGACGCCTACCGGTCGCCGATCGGACGGCGAACGACGGAGTTCAAATCGACCCCTGGGACGGCAGCTATTCGGGCGCGCGGTCCCATTTTTTTGGCGGCGCGCGTGCCCCGGGGCGATGTCAGACGGGCGCTTGGACACATGTCGCGCGAGGATCATAGCGCCCCAGGGGGCGTCGAGCCCCCTGGGGCGCAGCCACACTTCTTCTCTCAAGTCGTTTAA
- a CDS encoding DUF2493 domain-containing protein, whose amino-acid sequence MTKTFRSVRSFTEIAALIAEESAVTSDSFREAFETELDGVRVSSDDEERTGQMPDATQVQFAVELIVTTLFDVLRDSRLEKVAGRIAWGIVHSFHRVSDQAAGQADGAARQMRDLLRQADGSEIHAVELERAHEELAFLDEAADALACMRDHAAAVYHNETGKPWSAPRATLVSSKRTASVISGTDYLAARRQRRIGQHHPEGPLVVFSGGSQWADPEPIWKALTRAKATRPQMVLLTTAQNSGGDAIAEAWAAKTKTPVVKLGIDKGRWGNRAGFVRNDQIARLRPVEAIVAEGSGVQAQLVRVMRSIGVAPVLLSLYGGPAHWAS is encoded by the coding sequence ATGACCAAGACATTCCGTTCCGTCCGCAGTTTCACCGAGATTGCAGCCCTCATTGCCGAGGAAAGCGCGGTCACGTCCGACAGCTTTCGTGAAGCATTCGAGACGGAACTCGATGGCGTCCGGGTCAGCAGCGACGACGAAGAACGCACCGGTCAAATGCCTGACGCGACCCAAGTACAGTTCGCGGTCGAGTTGATCGTCACGACGCTCTTCGATGTTCTGCGGGACAGCAGGCTGGAGAAAGTAGCGGGACGCATCGCATGGGGCATCGTCCACAGTTTCCACCGAGTGAGCGATCAGGCAGCGGGTCAAGCCGACGGGGCAGCAAGACAGATGCGCGACCTTCTCCGGCAGGCTGATGGCAGCGAAATCCACGCCGTAGAGCTGGAGCGCGCGCACGAGGAGCTGGCATTTCTCGACGAGGCCGCGGACGCACTGGCCTGTATGCGGGACCATGCGGCGGCGGTGTATCACAACGAGACCGGCAAGCCTTGGTCAGCGCCCAGGGCGACGCTGGTGTCCTCCAAGCGGACAGCGAGCGTCATCAGCGGGACGGATTATCTGGCCGCGCGGCGCCAGCGCCGGATCGGGCAGCATCATCCTGAAGGGCCGCTGGTCGTCTTTTCGGGCGGCAGCCAGTGGGCGGACCCTGAGCCGATCTGGAAGGCGCTCACGAGGGCAAAGGCGACCCGGCCGCAGATGGTGCTGCTCACCACCGCGCAGAATAGCGGCGGCGACGCGATTGCAGAGGCATGGGCGGCAAAGACGAAGACGCCGGTGGTGAAACTCGGCATCGACAAGGGACGGTGGGGGAACCGTGCCGGGTTCGTGCGCAACGACCAGATTGCGCGGCTGCGGCCCGTCGAGGCAATCGTCGCTGAAGGGAGCGGGGTTCAGGCTCAACTGGTAAGGGTGATGCGTTCCATCGGTGTCGCGCCGGTACTACTCTCGCTCTATGGCGGCCCTGCGCACTGGGCGTCCTGA
- a CDS encoding toxin-antitoxin system HicB family antitoxin gives MPRINIRLKDALHERLVVGARSARLSLPEYVRDILDRFEGVDAGGYHGRFDEVQATLIQVFAILAASVGTRRPDILQKGMDDARALLLERGLLAPEDGAL, from the coding sequence TTGCCCAGGATCAATATCAGACTGAAGGATGCTCTTCACGAGCGCCTTGTCGTCGGCGCCCGTTCGGCGCGGCTCAGCCTCCCCGAATATGTCCGCGATATCCTTGATCGCTTCGAAGGCGTCGATGCCGGCGGTTATCATGGTCGCTTCGACGAGGTGCAGGCGACCCTCATTCAGGTGTTCGCCATTTTGGCCGCCTCGGTCGGAACGCGGCGCCCCGACATCCTCCAGAAGGGCATGGACGATGCCCGCGCCCTACTCCTCGAACGGGGGCTGCTCGCGCCCGAGGATGGTGCGCTATGA
- a CDS encoding type IV secretion system DNA-binding domain-containing protein has protein sequence MSIFRNDTLGSWTRGGQAIVHNVRMTTQVFFQTSIAGLAIWVGGIIWYVLEKSSDYQRFVAMKIAEATLKSDVPGGAPILFRTPAGRQYWTNSDALLASPIAKKTMQAMEQHLIYGAALSGAFAALMLLWAWFYFTRTGKGLGSNQFIRGARFGTARQLRRLLWRSKRGSFAIGGVPVPEEFEPEHILICGAPGTGKTNIIVKMLAGMRRKGRRAIVFDTAGTFVEKFYRPGHDILLNPLDARADSWSPWVDVPRDYHYDQIAESTIPDKGGDPFWAKAARGTLVAVFRKLAKNKQMLISVLLDTLLRSPLKTLAAFAEGTDAAAFISMEGDRTSAGIRAELASVMRSFSYLDDTLDGFSVRDWVANEEDDSWLFITVKADQLPSLRPLVTVWLDIAISAIMSLPPDQKRRLYCVIDELPTLQRLPSLSDFLARARKYGGCGILGFQSYPQLEATYGIQDAAAITGYCSTWVALRANDTPTAKHVSENLGQVEQVEANEGMSYGVNDMRDGVNLSRMQVTRPLVMHTEVTNLPNLSGFLRFGRNLPVVHFRDRYNGLPTIEAAFVERTEPAKRFEESNDPATPEKAPQKKRGRTRKEAPPEPQLPLDGSSPEGATAGEPPAHKGAEVPKQKGDSPNAEPPKLLGPRSGFNLHKHSRSNGERDDARPA, from the coding sequence ATGAGCATCTTCCGCAACGACACTTTGGGCTCCTGGACCCGGGGTGGTCAGGCCATCGTCCACAATGTGAGGATGACTACCCAGGTCTTCTTCCAGACTTCGATTGCGGGTCTCGCGATCTGGGTCGGTGGCATCATCTGGTATGTGCTCGAAAAATCCAGCGACTATCAGCGCTTCGTCGCGATGAAGATCGCCGAAGCTACGCTGAAAAGCGACGTGCCGGGTGGGGCGCCGATCCTGTTCAGGACTCCAGCTGGCCGCCAATATTGGACGAACTCGGATGCGCTGCTGGCGTCTCCTATCGCGAAGAAGACCATGCAAGCTATGGAGCAGCATCTGATTTATGGTGCTGCCCTGTCAGGAGCGTTCGCTGCGCTTATGCTTCTGTGGGCCTGGTTCTATTTCACGCGAACGGGGAAGGGGCTCGGCTCCAATCAGTTCATCCGCGGCGCCCGGTTCGGGACAGCCCGGCAGCTCCGCCGCCTGCTGTGGAGATCGAAGCGCGGAAGCTTCGCCATTGGCGGCGTGCCGGTCCCTGAAGAGTTTGAGCCTGAGCACATCTTGATCTGCGGCGCGCCGGGGACGGGCAAGACCAACATCATCGTCAAGATGCTAGCTGGGATGCGTAGGAAGGGCCGTCGGGCCATTGTGTTCGATACGGCCGGTACCTTCGTCGAGAAATTCTACCGGCCTGGGCACGACATATTGCTCAACCCGCTCGATGCGCGGGCGGATAGCTGGTCCCCCTGGGTCGATGTCCCGCGCGACTATCATTATGATCAGATCGCGGAATCCACGATCCCCGACAAGGGCGGTGATCCTTTCTGGGCGAAAGCGGCGAGGGGAACGCTGGTCGCCGTCTTCCGCAAGCTTGCGAAGAACAAGCAGATGCTTATCTCGGTCTTGCTCGATACCCTTCTGCGGAGCCCCTTGAAGACGCTGGCCGCGTTCGCGGAAGGGACGGACGCAGCGGCGTTCATCTCGATGGAAGGGGACCGAACGTCCGCGGGCATTCGCGCCGAGCTGGCATCTGTCATGCGCAGCTTCTCCTATCTGGACGACACGCTGGATGGCTTCTCCGTACGCGACTGGGTGGCCAATGAAGAGGATGACAGCTGGCTTTTCATCACGGTGAAAGCCGATCAGCTTCCCTCTCTGCGGCCGCTCGTCACCGTCTGGCTCGACATCGCGATCAGCGCGATCATGAGCCTTCCGCCGGACCAGAAGCGCCGCCTCTATTGCGTCATCGACGAGCTGCCGACGCTCCAACGGCTGCCCTCGCTGAGCGACTTCCTGGCGCGCGCCCGCAAATATGGCGGATGCGGCATATTGGGGTTCCAGTCCTATCCGCAGCTGGAAGCAACCTATGGCATTCAGGATGCGGCAGCGATCACTGGCTACTGTTCGACCTGGGTGGCGCTACGGGCGAACGATACCCCCACCGCCAAGCATGTTTCGGAAAATTTGGGCCAGGTCGAGCAGGTCGAGGCCAATGAGGGCATGTCCTATGGGGTCAACGACATGCGGGACGGCGTCAATCTGTCCCGCATGCAGGTCACCCGACCGTTGGTTATGCATACCGAGGTTACCAACCTTCCCAACCTGTCTGGATTTCTCCGGTTCGGAAGAAATCTGCCCGTTGTCCATTTCCGGGATCGATACAATGGACTGCCAACGATCGAGGCGGCGTTCGTCGAGCGAACGGAACCTGCCAAGCGTTTCGAGGAGAGCAATGATCCAGCTACCCCAGAAAAGGCGCCGCAGAAAAAGCGCGGTCGCACTCGGAAGGAAGCGCCGCCCGAGCCGCAGCTGCCCTTGGACGGCAGCTCACCCGAAGGAGCAACTGCGGGTGAACCGCCTGCGCACAAGGGCGCCGAAGTTCCGAAGCAGAAAGGGGACTCGCCGAACGCCGAACCGCCCAAGCTCCTTGGGCCGAGGAGTGGCTTCAACCTCCACAAGCATAGCCGCTCCAACGGTGAGCGTGACGATGCGAGGCCGGCATGA
- the mobF gene encoding MobF family relaxase encodes MMHPRRLKGSPGNIARYYTVGDYYTKGDAETSSWGGTLAGELGLNGEVDPAQFRALLSGAVGDQQLGRRRADGVDHHPGWDFAISAPKSVSIMALALRDERIVAAHEKAVDAALSYLEEHAQLRRREEGKLVHETTGRLLWARFTEHASRELDPHLHTHIVILNTTNRDPGNPMASLETRAMYAEQMASGQIYRNALAHHLREYGFEIDFDPRRGLFEIRGVPKALINEMSQRAEQINAHAAEHGLSGQAARRQSFYESRGPKVKVGLNELHDRWHARLIPYEPKLAAVLAQAMETGERPVPVEAADAARAALFGIRQSEGREAVNPLGRVIAVGLASHVGEVRFEDLRPLLIDHESRRKLLATRGQTGDAILTRGRTSRRTMRLEQALTQHLALSLGDGRQVASADRLLPVLENAGLSPAQEQALVHMALSGDRITAVHGVAGAGKSMLVRSLKEAAHPGMALTALAPTSSAAAELGDRAEIASRTVASLLASGGHGLSSKDVLILDEAGQLGNRQALRVLEISRATGARLILLGDNRQTGAIEQGKAFWLMQKLGMATAELVESRRQETRAMKLAVTQARAGDYAGSLDHLDKVVSGGDAEELANGLVSEWTRLKPESRATTNILVLENATRLIVNSQIRETLQREGVVAAEDTRLAVLTPAGLSDQEKQMARFYSGCQVLKFNRDQVGAGLARDGEYRVVSVVRDAKGRQLVRLADEQGRIHNWDPRTSKAAQVNVFHSEHRNLAAGDRIQWRLATKELDLKNAERGTVERLDGMVATVRWDRGDRVQQIDLGRHSTWDHGYAETVYSAQSKTYDRVYVLAPVASPLVNGQNFYTAITRARYGVKLWTEDPRKLVAKLEERSGEKTSALEGLGRLQRDHSRHFAARNDARLKGLRLEQVEERRKAEGRALARKLDQLEPDRGIAGRLAGNARSLFETLDRHLQALAENRQADAPKAEDRTTDRNIEERSHGHDR; translated from the coding sequence ATGATGCATCCGCGCCGCCTCAAGGGCTCCCCGGGCAACATCGCCCGCTATTACACTGTCGGGGACTATTATACGAAGGGAGACGCTGAGACATCCTCTTGGGGCGGCACACTCGCCGGCGAGCTTGGGCTGAACGGTGAGGTAGACCCGGCACAGTTCAGAGCGCTGCTTAGCGGGGCTGTCGGGGACCAGCAACTGGGGCGACGTCGGGCCGACGGTGTCGATCATCATCCCGGTTGGGATTTTGCGATCAGCGCACCGAAGTCGGTATCGATCATGGCGCTTGCCCTTCGCGATGAGAGAATAGTTGCGGCGCATGAGAAGGCCGTCGACGCAGCGCTTTCCTATCTTGAAGAACATGCCCAGCTGCGCCGACGGGAAGAAGGGAAACTCGTCCATGAGACGACGGGGCGACTCCTGTGGGCACGCTTTACCGAGCATGCCAGCCGCGAACTCGACCCCCATCTCCATACCCATATCGTGATCCTCAACACGACGAACCGCGATCCGGGCAACCCGATGGCCAGTCTCGAAACGCGGGCCATGTATGCCGAGCAGATGGCCAGCGGCCAGATCTACCGCAACGCCCTTGCCCACCATTTGCGGGAATATGGATTTGAGATCGACTTCGATCCGCGCCGCGGATTGTTCGAGATCAGGGGCGTGCCCAAGGCGCTGATCAACGAGATGTCGCAGCGCGCAGAGCAGATCAACGCCCACGCCGCTGAACATGGCCTATCGGGGCAGGCTGCGCGTAGGCAGAGCTTTTACGAATCGCGCGGTCCAAAGGTGAAAGTCGGCCTGAACGAGCTGCACGATCGCTGGCATGCGCGGCTCATCCCCTATGAGCCCAAACTTGCAGCTGTCCTCGCCCAGGCCATGGAGACGGGCGAACGCCCCGTTCCGGTGGAGGCCGCCGACGCAGCGCGGGCGGCTCTGTTCGGGATCAGGCAATCGGAAGGGCGCGAAGCGGTCAATCCTCTTGGTCGTGTCATTGCCGTAGGCCTTGCCTCCCATGTGGGAGAGGTTCGGTTCGAAGACCTGAGACCGCTCCTGATCGATCATGAAAGCCGCCGCAAACTGCTCGCTACTCGGGGGCAGACCGGCGACGCAATCCTCACGCGAGGGCGAACCAGCCGCAGGACGATGAGGCTGGAACAGGCGCTGACCCAGCATCTCGCGCTTTCCCTCGGAGACGGCAGACAGGTCGCCAGCGCAGACCGGCTGCTGCCCGTACTGGAAAACGCTGGTCTATCCCCTGCGCAGGAGCAGGCTCTCGTGCACATGGCATTGTCAGGAGACCGGATAACGGCCGTGCATGGTGTGGCCGGGGCGGGGAAATCGATGCTGGTTCGCTCCCTAAAGGAAGCGGCGCATCCGGGGATGGCGCTGACGGCGCTTGCGCCGACGTCATCTGCCGCAGCTGAACTGGGTGATCGAGCGGAGATTGCGTCCCGAACCGTTGCCAGCCTGTTGGCGAGCGGCGGGCATGGCCTGAGCAGCAAGGATGTCCTGATCCTTGATGAGGCCGGGCAACTTGGAAACCGACAGGCTCTGAGAGTGCTGGAGATCAGCCGGGCGACCGGCGCGAGGCTTATCCTGCTCGGCGACAATCGGCAGACCGGCGCGATCGAACAGGGAAAGGCATTCTGGCTGATGCAGAAACTGGGCATGGCGACCGCCGAGCTGGTCGAATCGCGGCGGCAAGAAACCAGGGCGATGAAGCTTGCCGTCACCCAGGCCCGCGCCGGCGACTATGCCGGATCGCTGGACCATCTCGATAAGGTGGTCAGTGGCGGCGATGCGGAAGAACTGGCCAACGGGTTGGTGAGCGAATGGACGCGCCTCAAACCTGAAAGCCGGGCAACTACGAATATCCTCGTTCTGGAGAATGCGACGCGCCTCATCGTCAACAGTCAGATCCGCGAGACATTGCAGCGCGAGGGTGTCGTCGCAGCCGAGGATACCCGGCTTGCGGTGCTGACGCCGGCCGGCCTCAGCGACCAAGAGAAGCAGATGGCCCGCTTCTATTCCGGCTGCCAGGTTCTGAAATTCAACCGCGATCAGGTCGGTGCTGGCCTGGCGCGTGACGGCGAATATAGGGTCGTCTCCGTGGTGCGTGATGCGAAGGGCCGACAGCTTGTTCGATTGGCTGACGAGCAGGGGCGCATCCACAATTGGGATCCCCGCACGAGCAAGGCGGCGCAGGTCAATGTATTCCACTCCGAGCATCGCAACCTTGCCGCTGGTGATCGTATCCAATGGCGGCTCGCGACCAAGGAGCTCGATCTCAAAAACGCCGAACGCGGGACGGTGGAGCGGCTCGACGGCATGGTGGCGACGGTTCGCTGGGATCGAGGCGATCGGGTCCAGCAGATTGATCTTGGACGCCATTCGACCTGGGACCATGGCTATGCCGAGACCGTCTATTCCGCCCAGTCGAAGACCTATGACCGCGTTTATGTGCTGGCCCCCGTGGCGTCCCCGCTGGTCAATGGGCAGAATTTTTACACCGCCATCACGCGCGCCCGGTACGGTGTCAAACTCTGGACGGAAGACCCTAGAAAGCTCGTCGCGAAACTCGAAGAGCGGTCGGGCGAGAAGACATCAGCGCTCGAAGGTTTGGGGCGGCTGCAGCGCGATCACAGCAGGCACTTTGCCGCACGGAACGATGCCCGGCTGAAGGGTCTAAGGCTGGAACAGGTTGAGGAGCGGCGGAAGGCAGAGGGTCGGGCGCTCGCGCGCAAACTGGATCAGCTAGAGCCGGACCGCGGAATTGCCGGACGTCTTGCTGGCAATGCCCGATCGCTGTTCGAGACGCTCGATCGTCATTTGCAGGCACTTGCGGAGAATCGGCAAGCCGATGCGCCCAAGGCGGAGGACCGTACCACAGACAGGAACATCGAGGAGCGATCACATGGTCACGATCGGTAA
- a CDS encoding lytic transglycosylase domain-containing protein yields MVTIGKRIAALMVLILWQSEGLAATSGHDAADERRVANCIRQAAGGQKWLEVTLWGLRDQEGGWIGAAVPNRNGSHDLGPLQINSWWVPKIAVTLDRSPEDVRNWLRYDPCFNANAARWIFVAALMSTGSYWKAVGVYHSPTSDRQKRYAHSVAQHLKRRFGEAIFSPSGAGGIGGKVR; encoded by the coding sequence ATGGTCACGATCGGTAAGCGGATAGCCGCCCTGATGGTGCTGATCCTCTGGCAATCGGAGGGCCTTGCGGCAACGTCCGGTCATGATGCGGCTGATGAACGGAGGGTCGCCAATTGCATCAGGCAGGCGGCTGGAGGGCAGAAATGGCTCGAAGTGACCCTGTGGGGACTACGCGACCAGGAAGGAGGATGGATCGGCGCGGCGGTGCCGAACCGCAACGGTAGCCATGACCTTGGACCTCTCCAGATCAACAGCTGGTGGGTGCCCAAAATCGCAGTAACGCTTGACCGTTCACCCGAGGACGTTCGTAATTGGTTGCGTTACGATCCGTGCTTCAATGCCAACGCAGCCCGGTGGATTTTCGTCGCTGCCCTAATGTCGACAGGTAGCTATTGGAAGGCGGTGGGTGTCTATCACAGTCCGACTTCCGATCGACAGAAGCGATATGCCCACAGCGTCGCACAACATCTGAAGCGCCGGTTTGGCGAGGCGATTTTCTCGCCTTCCGGCGCGGGGGGCATTGGAGGAAAAGTTCGCTGA